The nucleotide window GCGGATCCAACGTGCGGCAGTACCGCGATACGCGGGTGGCGCAGCAACGGATGCTCGGGATCCCGGATCGGCTCGACATCGTAGACGTCCAGCCCTGCCGAGTGGATGACGCCGTCGTCGAGGGCCTGAAGCAGGGCGGCGGTGTCAACAACGGGCCCGCGTGCGGTGTTGATCAACGTGGCGGTCGGCTTCATCCGGGCCAGCTCACCCGCTCCGATAAGACCCTTCGTTTCGGCGGTAAGCGGCACATGGAGTGACACGATGTCGGAGCGCTCCAGCAGTTCGTCCCATCCCACAGCCGTGGAGAGGTCGGTGCTGCCGGTACGGGACAGGCTGTGCAGCACCGTCATACCGAAACCGGCAGCGCGGCGAGCGACCGCCTGCGCAATCTGCCCATATCCCGCAAGCCCGAGCGTGGCGCCGGTGATGTCAAGACCCAGATGCTCGTCGAACCTGGACCGTTTCCATTCCCCTCCGCGCAGATCGTCGACCGCTGGAAGAAGTAGCCTGCGCGCAAGAAGCATCAATGCAAACGTCGTGTCCGCCGTCGTCTCGTGCAGCACGTTGGGCGCGTTGGTGATCACAATGCCCGCGTCAAGGGCAGCGGTGACGTCAACGGCGTCGTATCCCGCGCTTGGCAGGGCGACGATGCGCACGCTTCCGCGCACCGCCTCGAGGAACTCCCGGTCCACCTTCGCGTAGGGAGCCAGCACCGCATCTGCGCCGCGGGCGAGTTTCCGGAGCGCCTCACCGGAGGCGGGCACGTCGTCGTCCGGCCAGAGCACGACGTCGGCACGCTCACGCAGCCGGTCGATACCCCCACCGGGGAGGGACGATCGGGTGACCGCCACCAGTGGGCGGCTCCGGGAGAACCCCATCAGGCACTCAGGTCCCGCATCACCCGGTACAGGTCGCTCTTACCCTCGAAACCGATTCCGGGCAGATCCGGCATGGTGATGAATCCGTTCTCCACCGCAACTCCGTCCGGGAAACCACCGAAGGGCTGGAAAAGATCCGGGTAGGACTCGTTACCGCCGAGGCCAAGTCCGGCCGCGATATTCAGCGACATCTGGTGTCCGCCGTGCGGGACGCAGCGGGACGCCGACCAGCCGTTCTCGTCGAGCATGGACAGTGTCCGGAGGTATTCGACCAACCCGTAGCTGAGCGCGCAGTCGAACTGGAGCCAGTCCTTGTCCGGCCGGAGTCCGCCGTAACGGATGAGATTGCGCGAATCCTGCATGGAGAATAGGTTCTCACCGGTAGCCAACGGTCCGGCGTAAGCAGCCGCGACGTCCGCCTGCGCCTCATAGTCCAGTGGATCCACGGGCTCCTCGTACCAGAACAAGTCATACGCGGAGAGCGCTTCCGCGTACTCGACGGCGGTT belongs to Arthrobacter tumbae and includes:
- a CDS encoding 2-hydroxyacid dehydrogenase, whose protein sequence is MAVTRSSLPGGGIDRLRERADVVLWPDDDVPASGEALRKLARGADAVLAPYAKVDREFLEAVRGSVRIVALPSAGYDAVDVTAALDAGIVITNAPNVLHETTADTTFALMLLARRLLLPAVDDLRGGEWKRSRFDEHLGLDITGATLGLAGYGQIAQAVARRAAGFGMTVLHSLSRTGSTDLSTAVGWDELLERSDIVSLHVPLTAETKGLIGAGELARMKPTATLINTARGPVVDTAALLQALDDGVIHSAGLDVYDVEPIRDPEHPLLRHPRIAVLPHVGSATEATRARMVDLAVDNILAVLEGRPALTPVAEMKQGG